Proteins from a genomic interval of Dermacentor variabilis isolate Ectoservices chromosome 8, ASM5094787v1, whole genome shotgun sequence:
- the LOC142590242 gene encoding amine sulfotransferase-like, whose amino-acid sequence MLRSKRPFMQDIDGVLYNIHFNPDTIREALAFKPRPGDVVQMSYSSSGTRWMQYILQLIVYKGHSANSYDEFRERSLFLEHLGKRVDVVTSTPRLILTHIRPGMLATMAEAKYVYVARNPWDVCCSAYSLAMKVRELTERMSFDDLVPVFLEGCVSVGSYFEHVHAGYVRRKDPNFFFVTYEEMVRDCGSVILRLADFLDGDYGESLRTNPELLSDVVRKCSAPYMSSILSIPKEQFINIVFKNPNLSHETALKRTEDMEETVSAVRKAKIGNWRDTFSKAALRMTLEKINTTPQGAFVQELWKDIYAEVVNSAM is encoded by the coding sequence ATGCTGCGCAGCAAACGACCCTTCATGCAGGACATTGATGGAGTCCTCTACAACATTCACTTCAACCCGGACACGATTCGCGAAGCCCTCGCTTTCAAGCCCCGCCCAGGTGACGTCGTCCAGATGAGCTACTCGTCTTCTGGAACACGCTGGATGCAGTACATATTACAACTCATCGTTTACAAGGGCCACAGCGCCAACTCGTACGACGAATTCCGTGAAAGGTCTCTATTTCTCGAGCACCTTGGCAAACGAGTGGACGTAGTGACGTCAACGCCGCGGCTCATTCTGACGCACATCCGTCCTGGAATGCTTGCAACCATGGCGGAGGCCAAGTACGTCTACGTCGCTCGGAACCCGTGGGACGTCTGCTGCTCTGCGTATTCCCTCGCCATGAAGGTGCGCGAACTGACTGAGCGGATGTCCTTTGATGACCTCGTGCCCGTATTTCTTGAAGGGTGCGTGAGCGTTGGCTCTTACTTTGAGCACGTGCATGCTGGCTATGTGAGAAGGAAGGACCCGAACTTTTTCTTCGTGACATACGAAGAGATGGTGAGGGATTGCGGCAGCGTTATCCTGCGGCTGGCCGACTTTTTGGATGGCGACTACGGCGAATCGCTTCGCACAAATCCGGAACTCTTGAGCGATGTCGTCAGGAAGTGTAGCGCCCCCTACATGAGCAGCATCTTAAGTATTCCCAAGGAGCAGTTCATTAATATAGTGTTCAAGAACCCGAATCTCTCGCACGAGACTGCTTTGAAAAGGACAGAAGACATGGAAGAGACTGTATCTGCTGTGAGAAAGGCGAAGATCGGGAACTGGAGAGACACGTTTAGTAAGGCAGCCCTGAGGATGACACTAGAGAAAATAAACACAACCCCGCAGGGGGCATTCGTGCAGGAACTGTGGAAAGATATATATGCCGAAGTTGTCAACTCAGCTATGTAG